Proteins encoded in a region of the Sceloporus undulatus isolate JIND9_A2432 ecotype Alabama chromosome 11, SceUnd_v1.1, whole genome shotgun sequence genome:
- the TYW1 gene encoding S-adenosyl-L-methionine-dependent tRNA 4-demethylwyosine synthase TYW1 isoform X2, whose product MELPMEAWDGLCAPLTFLWLNRFYLYSCAAFGLSLWICVQLLSKSKKQDESQLEKPRLLPNPAVEEDRKEIDADKVYVTGVKVFYGSQTGTAKRFASRLLDAVASLNLPAEVIDMKDYDPDDSLVDEANGHNICAFLVATYADGKPTENAAWFCKWLEEAANDFRVSKTHLKGLRYAIFGLGNSSYVDHYNTVGRNLDKWLWMLGARRVLSFGKGDADVIRSQHGSIEGDFEAWKAKFLTRLQALRKGERKACSGKCKKGQCRPRRKVAPETAIVEEKEDEGSPKHGERKLIQQQEEELFETTSEEESGGEEGDVGANSVVDVEDLGEVIGRMKKAQRERDLEEEAAKKAGSQEEGQDERREMITPALREALTKQGYRLIGSHSGVKLCRWTKSMLRGRGGCYKHTFYGIESHRCMETTPSLACANKCVFCWRHHTNPVGTEWRWKMDQPEMILQEAIENHRNLIKQFKGVPGVRGDRFEEGLEAKHCALSLVGEPIMYPQINQFVRLLHRRNISSFLVTNAQFPEEIRNLEPVTQLYVSVDASTKESLKKIDRPLFRDFWQRFLDSLRALAEKKQRTVYRLTLVKAWNVDELKAYAELVSLGKPDFIEVKGVTYCGESSASSLTMANVPWHQEVTHFVQELADLLPDYEVACEHEHSNCLLVAHTKFKIDGAWHTWIDYDRFQALVREYERSGGTETFTASDYVAPTPSWATFGSIGQGFDPTDTRFQRRNKAKDISGC is encoded by the exons ATGG AGCTGCCCATGGAGGCCTGGGATGGCCTTTGTGCTCCCCTGACCTTCTTGTGGCTCAACCGCTTCTACCTCTATTCATGCGCCGCCTTTGGCCTCAGCCTTTGGATCTGCGTCCAGCTCCTCAGCAAATCCAAAAAGCAG GATGAAAGTCAGCTTGAAAAGCCAAGGCTTTTGCCAAACCCCGCTGTTGAAGAAGACCGGAAGGAGATTGATGCCGACAAAGTCTATGTCACCGGTGTGAAGGTTTTTTACGGTTCCCAGACCGGAACAGCAAAg agGTTTGCGTCTAGACTTCTCGATGCTGTAGCCTCCTTGAATTTGCCGGCAGAAGTTATTGACATGAAAGACTACGATCCAGACGACTCTCTGGTTGATGAG GCAAACGGCCACAATATCTGCGCGTTCCTGGTTGCGACATACGCTGATGGGAAGCCGACGGAGAATGCGGCCTGGTTCTGCAAATGGCTGGAAGAGGCGGCCAATGATTTCCGGGTCAGCAAGACCCACCTGAAAGGCCTGCGCTACGCCATCTTCGGTTTGGGGAACTCGTCGTACGTGGATCACTACAACACT GTGGGCAGGAACCTTGACAAGTGGCTGTGGATGCTGGGCGCACGGCGGGTCCTGTCTTTTGGAAAAGGGGACGCGGACGTGATTCGGAGCCAACATGGCAGCATCGAGGGAGACTTTGAGGCCTGGAAGGCCAAGTTCCTCACCAGGCTCCAGGCTCTCCGAAAAGGGGAGCGGAAGGCCTGCAGCGGGAAGTGCAAGAAAGGGCAATGCAGACCCCGGCGGAAGGTGGCTCCGGAGACGGCCAtcgtggaggagaaggaggacgaAGGGAGCCCTAAACATGGAGAGAGAAAG TTGATTCAGCAGCAAGAAGAGGAACTCTTTGAAACCACAAGTGAGGAAGAGTCCGGCGGCGAAGAGGGAGACGTGGGTGCAAACAGTGTGGTGGATGTTGAGGATTTGGGCGAAGTGATAGGGCGCATGAAGAAAGCCCAG AGAGAGCGTGATCTGGAGGAAGAGGCGGCCAAGAAGGCTGGATCCCAGGAGGAAGGCCAGGATGAGAGGAGGGAGATGATCACGCCGGCTTTAAGGGAGGCCCTCACTAAGCAAG GTTACAGGTTGATCGGGAGCCATTCTGGAGTGAAGCTTTGTCGGTGGACCAAG TCAATGCTTCGTGGCAGAGGAGGCTGCTACAAACATACCTTTTACGGCATCGAAAGCCACCGCTGCATGGAGACCACCCCTAGCTTGGCTTGTGCCAATAAATGCGTCTTCTGTTGGAG GCACCACACCAACCCAGTGGGCACAGAGTGGCGCTGGAAGATGGACCAGCCAGAAATGATCTTGCAGGAGGCCATAGAGAACCACCGGAACTTGATCAAACAGTTTAAAG GGGTCCCCGGAGTGAGAGGCGACCGCTTCGAAGAAGGGTTAGAGGCCAAGCATTGTGCCCTGTCTCTGGTTGGGGAGCCCATCATGTACCCCCAGATCAACCAGTTCGTACGGCTTCTGCACCGGCGCAACATTTCAAGCTTTCTCGTGACGAACGCTCAGTTCCCTGAGGAAATTCG GAACCTCGAACCCGTCACCCAGCTGTATGTCAGCGTGGACGCCAGCACCAAAGAGAGCCTGAAGAAAATCGACCGGCCGCTCTTCAGAGACTTCTGGCAGAGGTTCTTGGACAGCTTGCGAGCCTTGGCTGAAAAG AAACAGCGCACGGTGTATAGACTGACATTGGTGAAAGCGTGGAATGTGGACGAACTGAAGGCTTATGCCGAGTTGGTGTCTCTTGGGAAGCCGGATTTTATTGAGGTCAAG GGAGTGACCTACTGCGGGGAGAGCTCCGCCAGCAGCCTGACGATGGCCAACGTCCCTTGGCACCAAGAGGTCACCCATTTTGTCCAAGAGCTGGCGGATCTGCTCCCGGACTACGAAGTCGCCTGCGAACATGAGCACTCCAACTGCCTCTTGGTTGCGCACACAAAG ttCAAGATTGACGGAGCCTGGCACACCTGGATCGACTACGATCGCTTCCAAGCGCTGGTCCGCGAATACGAACGGAGCGGTGGGACGGAGACCTTCACCGCATCCGACTATGTGGCCCCGACTCCATCATGGGCTACTTTTGGGTCCATCGGACAGGGCTTTGACCCAACAGACACCAGATTTCAACGGAGGAACAAAGCTAAGGACATCTCGGGCTGCTGA
- the TYW1 gene encoding S-adenosyl-L-methionine-dependent tRNA 4-demethylwyosine synthase TYW1 isoform X1 — MLSKARSELPMEAWDGLCAPLTFLWLNRFYLYSCAAFGLSLWICVQLLSKSKKQDESQLEKPRLLPNPAVEEDRKEIDADKVYVTGVKVFYGSQTGTAKRFASRLLDAVASLNLPAEVIDMKDYDPDDSLVDEANGHNICAFLVATYADGKPTENAAWFCKWLEEAANDFRVSKTHLKGLRYAIFGLGNSSYVDHYNTVGRNLDKWLWMLGARRVLSFGKGDADVIRSQHGSIEGDFEAWKAKFLTRLQALRKGERKACSGKCKKGQCRPRRKVAPETAIVEEKEDEGSPKHGERKLIQQQEEELFETTSEEESGGEEGDVGANSVVDVEDLGEVIGRMKKAQRERDLEEEAAKKAGSQEEGQDERREMITPALREALTKQGYRLIGSHSGVKLCRWTKSMLRGRGGCYKHTFYGIESHRCMETTPSLACANKCVFCWRHHTNPVGTEWRWKMDQPEMILQEAIENHRNLIKQFKGVPGVRGDRFEEGLEAKHCALSLVGEPIMYPQINQFVRLLHRRNISSFLVTNAQFPEEIRNLEPVTQLYVSVDASTKESLKKIDRPLFRDFWQRFLDSLRALAEKKQRTVYRLTLVKAWNVDELKAYAELVSLGKPDFIEVKGVTYCGESSASSLTMANVPWHQEVTHFVQELADLLPDYEVACEHEHSNCLLVAHTKFKIDGAWHTWIDYDRFQALVREYERSGGTETFTASDYVAPTPSWATFGSIGQGFDPTDTRFQRRNKAKDISGC; from the exons ATGTTAAGCAAGGCCAGATCTG AGCTGCCCATGGAGGCCTGGGATGGCCTTTGTGCTCCCCTGACCTTCTTGTGGCTCAACCGCTTCTACCTCTATTCATGCGCCGCCTTTGGCCTCAGCCTTTGGATCTGCGTCCAGCTCCTCAGCAAATCCAAAAAGCAG GATGAAAGTCAGCTTGAAAAGCCAAGGCTTTTGCCAAACCCCGCTGTTGAAGAAGACCGGAAGGAGATTGATGCCGACAAAGTCTATGTCACCGGTGTGAAGGTTTTTTACGGTTCCCAGACCGGAACAGCAAAg agGTTTGCGTCTAGACTTCTCGATGCTGTAGCCTCCTTGAATTTGCCGGCAGAAGTTATTGACATGAAAGACTACGATCCAGACGACTCTCTGGTTGATGAG GCAAACGGCCACAATATCTGCGCGTTCCTGGTTGCGACATACGCTGATGGGAAGCCGACGGAGAATGCGGCCTGGTTCTGCAAATGGCTGGAAGAGGCGGCCAATGATTTCCGGGTCAGCAAGACCCACCTGAAAGGCCTGCGCTACGCCATCTTCGGTTTGGGGAACTCGTCGTACGTGGATCACTACAACACT GTGGGCAGGAACCTTGACAAGTGGCTGTGGATGCTGGGCGCACGGCGGGTCCTGTCTTTTGGAAAAGGGGACGCGGACGTGATTCGGAGCCAACATGGCAGCATCGAGGGAGACTTTGAGGCCTGGAAGGCCAAGTTCCTCACCAGGCTCCAGGCTCTCCGAAAAGGGGAGCGGAAGGCCTGCAGCGGGAAGTGCAAGAAAGGGCAATGCAGACCCCGGCGGAAGGTGGCTCCGGAGACGGCCAtcgtggaggagaaggaggacgaAGGGAGCCCTAAACATGGAGAGAGAAAG TTGATTCAGCAGCAAGAAGAGGAACTCTTTGAAACCACAAGTGAGGAAGAGTCCGGCGGCGAAGAGGGAGACGTGGGTGCAAACAGTGTGGTGGATGTTGAGGATTTGGGCGAAGTGATAGGGCGCATGAAGAAAGCCCAG AGAGAGCGTGATCTGGAGGAAGAGGCGGCCAAGAAGGCTGGATCCCAGGAGGAAGGCCAGGATGAGAGGAGGGAGATGATCACGCCGGCTTTAAGGGAGGCCCTCACTAAGCAAG GTTACAGGTTGATCGGGAGCCATTCTGGAGTGAAGCTTTGTCGGTGGACCAAG TCAATGCTTCGTGGCAGAGGAGGCTGCTACAAACATACCTTTTACGGCATCGAAAGCCACCGCTGCATGGAGACCACCCCTAGCTTGGCTTGTGCCAATAAATGCGTCTTCTGTTGGAG GCACCACACCAACCCAGTGGGCACAGAGTGGCGCTGGAAGATGGACCAGCCAGAAATGATCTTGCAGGAGGCCATAGAGAACCACCGGAACTTGATCAAACAGTTTAAAG GGGTCCCCGGAGTGAGAGGCGACCGCTTCGAAGAAGGGTTAGAGGCCAAGCATTGTGCCCTGTCTCTGGTTGGGGAGCCCATCATGTACCCCCAGATCAACCAGTTCGTACGGCTTCTGCACCGGCGCAACATTTCAAGCTTTCTCGTGACGAACGCTCAGTTCCCTGAGGAAATTCG GAACCTCGAACCCGTCACCCAGCTGTATGTCAGCGTGGACGCCAGCACCAAAGAGAGCCTGAAGAAAATCGACCGGCCGCTCTTCAGAGACTTCTGGCAGAGGTTCTTGGACAGCTTGCGAGCCTTGGCTGAAAAG AAACAGCGCACGGTGTATAGACTGACATTGGTGAAAGCGTGGAATGTGGACGAACTGAAGGCTTATGCCGAGTTGGTGTCTCTTGGGAAGCCGGATTTTATTGAGGTCAAG GGAGTGACCTACTGCGGGGAGAGCTCCGCCAGCAGCCTGACGATGGCCAACGTCCCTTGGCACCAAGAGGTCACCCATTTTGTCCAAGAGCTGGCGGATCTGCTCCCGGACTACGAAGTCGCCTGCGAACATGAGCACTCCAACTGCCTCTTGGTTGCGCACACAAAG ttCAAGATTGACGGAGCCTGGCACACCTGGATCGACTACGATCGCTTCCAAGCGCTGGTCCGCGAATACGAACGGAGCGGTGGGACGGAGACCTTCACCGCATCCGACTATGTGGCCCCGACTCCATCATGGGCTACTTTTGGGTCCATCGGACAGGGCTTTGACCCAACAGACACCAGATTTCAACGGAGGAACAAAGCTAAGGACATCTCGGGCTGCTGA
- the SBDS gene encoding ribosome maturation protein SBDS, translating into MSIFTPTNQIRLTNVAVVRTKKVGKRFEIACYRNKVLGWRSGAEKDLDEVLQTHTVFVNVSKGQVAKKEDLVKAFGTEDQTEICKQILAKGELQVSDKERHTQLEQMFRDIATIVADKCVNPETKRPYTVGLIEKAMKDIHYSVKPGKSTKQQALEVIKQLKESMQIERAHMRLRFVLPRKEGKKLKEKLKPLIKVIESEDFDEQLEIVCLVDPGCFREIDELIRCETKGKGTLEVLSLKDVEEGDERLE; encoded by the exons ATGTCGATTTTCACGCCGACCAACCAGATCCGTCTGACGAACGTGGCCGTGGTGCGGACCAAGAAGGTCGGGAAGCGCTTCGAGATCGCCTGCTACCGGAACAAGGTCCTGGGATGGCGGAGCGGAGC AGAGAAGGACCTGGACGAAGTGCTGCAGACGCACACGGTGTTTGTGAACGTCTCCAAGGGGCAAGTGGCCAAGAAGGAAGACCTGGTCAAGGCCTTTGGGACGGAGGACCAGACCGAAATATGCAAGCAG ATCCTAGCCAAAGGGGAGCTGCAGGTGTCGGACAAAGAGCGCCACACGCAGTTGGAGCAGATGTTCCGCGACATCGCCACCATTGTGGCCGACAAGTGCGTCAACCCGGAAACCAAGCGGCCCTACACTGTCGGCCTGATCGAGAAAGCCATGAAGGACATCCACTACTCCGTCAAACCCGGGAAGAGCACCAAACAGCAG GCATTGGAGGTCATTAAGCAGCTGAAGGAGAGCATGCAGATCGAGCGGGCGCACATGCGCCTGCGCTTCGTCCTCCCccggaaggagggaaagaagctgAAGGAGAAGCTGAAGCCCCTGATCAAAGTGATCGAGAGCGAGGACTTCGACGAGCAGCTGGAAATC GTGTGCCTCGTGGATCCAGGCTGCTTCCGGGAGATCGACGAACTGATCCGGTGTGAGACGAAAGGCAAAGGGACCCTTGAGGTGCTCAGCCTGAAAGATGTAGAAGAAGGGGATGAGCGGCTGGAGTAA
- the LOC121916881 gene encoding merlin-like isoform X2, translating to MSITGLKKKQPKMFKVKVTTMDAEMEFNCEMKWKGKDLFDLVCRALGLRESWFFGLQYCAKGMGTWLKMEKKVLDQDVPKEDPVRFNFLVKFYPEKVEEELLQEITQHLFFLQVKKQILNEEIYCSPEVTVLLASYAIQAKYGDYDPDLHKPGFLVPEELLPKRVLRQYQMTPDMWEERITAWYACHRGIARYEAEMNYLKIAQDLEMYGVNYFPIAQKKNHTEFLLGVDAKGVHVYSINNRFSPNKSFEWSSIRNISYTEKELTIKPIDKKEDVFKFFSSQPKVNKLIMQLFIGNHDLFMRRRRVDPIEIQQMKAQAREEKARKKMEHQRLAREKQLREEAERAKDELERRLFEVEDEARQAHEARRRSEATAELLAEKAQIAEEEAKLLAQNAAEAEEQRQRLELAALKTKEEKRLMEHKMREAELIAMTLVKESDRRAKEAEHLKQDLHVAREAEEKAKQKLQEVSRSRPATPHPPKLLPALTVDAEKGSTKLDLRDIDLKRLSLEIERERLDYLDKSRKFEDRLKELKSEIQTLKLEEKQASFLSHWNEVLGALDRSSAKLCKVPLWMKALEVDFLESLQRPFLETPLCVTDDGSMPNAPVADAPLQTDSLVASHVGTGARRHIKVQQHKTDVIYI from the exons ATGTCCATTACGGGACTGAAGAAGAAGCAGCCGAAAATGTTTAAAGTGAAGGTCACCACGATGGACGCCGAGATGGAGTTCAACTGTGAG ATGAAATGGAAGGGCAAGGACCTCTTTGACCTGGTGTGCCGCGCTTTGGGCCTTCGGGAATCGTGGTTCTTCGGCTTGCAATACTGCGCCAAAGGGATGGGGACCTGGCTGAAGATGGAGAAAAAG GTTTTGGACCAAGACGTGCCCAAAGAAGACCCCGTCCGCTTCAATTTCCTGGTCAAGTTCTACCCCGAAAAGGTCGAAGAGGAACTGCTCCAGGAGATCACCCaacacctcttcttcctccag GTTAAGAAACAGATACTCAACGAAGAAATCTACTGTTCGCCGGAGGTGACGGTTCTGTTGGCGTCCTACGCCATTCAAGCCAAG TACGGCGACTACGACCCAGACCTCCACAAGCCAGGATTCCTCGTTCCGGAAGAACTCCTTCCAAAGAGA GTCCTGCGTCAATATCAGATGACCCCCGATATGTGGGAAGAAAGGATTACGGCTTGGTATGCGTGCCATCGAGGAATAGCCAG gtACGAAGCAGAGATGAACTACCTGAAAATCGCACAAGACTTGGAAATGTACGGCGTGAATTATTTCCCTATCGCT CAAAAGAAGAACCACACCGAATTCCTGCTCGGTGTCGACGCAAAAGGGGTCCACGTCTACAGCATCAACAACCGCTTCTCGCCAAACAAGTCTTTCGAATGGAGCAGCATCCGGAACATCTCTTACACCGAGAAAGAG CTCACCATTAAACCCATTGACAAGAAGGAGGACGTCTTCAAGTTCTTCTCCTCCCAGCCGAAAGTCAACAAACTG ATCATGCAGCTGTTCATTGGAAACCACGATTTGTTCATGAGGAGGCGGCGAGTGGATCCCATCGAGATCCAGCAAATGAAAGCTCAAGCGCGGGAGGAAAAAGCTCGGAAGAAG ATGGAGCACCAGCGCCTGGCCAGGGAGAAGCAGCTGCGGGAAGAGGCAGAACGCGCCAAGGACGAACTGGAACGGCGCCTCTTCGAAGTGGAAGACGAAGCCCGCCAGGCCCACGAAGCGCGG CGCCGTTCGGAGGCCACGGCGGAGCTTCTGGCGGAGAAGGCCCAGATTGCGGAGGAGGAGGCCAAACTCCTGGCCCAGAACGCGGCCGAGGCAGAGGAGCAGCGGCAAAGGCTGGAGTTGGCTGCCTTGAAGACGAAGGAGGAGAAGCGCCTGATGGAGCACAAGATGCGGGAGGCCGAGCTGATCGCCATGACACTGGTGAAGGAGTCAGACCGGAG GGCCAAGGAAGCCGAACATTTGAAGCAGGACTTGCATGTGGCCCGGGAGGCTGAGGAAAAGGCCAAGCAGAAGCTCCAGGAGGTGAGCAGGAGTCGGCCTGCTACACCG CATCCTCCCAAACTTCTCCCGGCCTTAACTGTGGATGCCGAGAAGGGATCCACAAAGCTGGATTTACGGGACATCGACTTGAAGAGGCTTTccttggagatcgagagagaaaG GTTAGACTACCTGGACAAGAGCCGGAAGTTCGAAGATCGGCTGAAGGAACTCAAATCCGAAATCCAAACGCTGAAACTGGAAGAGAAACAGGCCAGCTTCCTCTCGCATTGGAACGAAGTCCTGGGCGCTTTGGACCGCTCTTCGGCCAAGCTGTGCAAG GTTCCTTTGTGGATGAAAGCTCTGGAGGTGGACTTTTTGGAGAGCCTGCAAAGACCTTTCTTAGAGACTCCGCTCTGCGTGACCGATGATGGCTCCATGCCCAATGCGCCGGTGGCCGACGCCCCTCTCCAGACGGACTCCTTGGTTGCCAGCCATGTGGGCACAGGTGCCAGGAGGCACATTAAG GTCCAGCAGCACAAGACAGATGTCATCTATATCTGA
- the LOC121916881 gene encoding merlin-like isoform X1, with translation MQWAHRKCQLLQCLFCLSPPSCERQGTRWTCAVQPQASRKPGRRNREALLKTMSITGLKKKQPKMFKVKVTTMDAEMEFNCEMKWKGKDLFDLVCRALGLRESWFFGLQYCAKGMGTWLKMEKKVLDQDVPKEDPVRFNFLVKFYPEKVEEELLQEITQHLFFLQVKKQILNEEIYCSPEVTVLLASYAIQAKYGDYDPDLHKPGFLVPEELLPKRVLRQYQMTPDMWEERITAWYACHRGIARYEAEMNYLKIAQDLEMYGVNYFPIAQKKNHTEFLLGVDAKGVHVYSINNRFSPNKSFEWSSIRNISYTEKELTIKPIDKKEDVFKFFSSQPKVNKLIMQLFIGNHDLFMRRRRVDPIEIQQMKAQAREEKARKKMEHQRLAREKQLREEAERAKDELERRLFEVEDEARQAHEARRRSEATAELLAEKAQIAEEEAKLLAQNAAEAEEQRQRLELAALKTKEEKRLMEHKMREAELIAMTLVKESDRRAKEAEHLKQDLHVAREAEEKAKQKLQEVSRSRPATPHPPKLLPALTVDAEKGSTKLDLRDIDLKRLSLEIERERLDYLDKSRKFEDRLKELKSEIQTLKLEEKQASFLSHWNEVLGALDRSSAKLCKVPLWMKALEVDFLESLQRPFLETPLCVTDDGSMPNAPVADAPLQTDSLVASHVGTGARRHIKVQQHKTDVIYI, from the exons ATGCAATGGGCACATAGGAAATGCCAGCTTTTGCAGTGCCTGTTTTGCTTGTCACCTCCTTCATGTGAGAGACAGGGGACGCGTTGGACTTGCGCTGTGCAACCGCAAGCATCCAGGAAACCTGGCAG GCGCAATAGGGAAGCCTTATTAAAAACAATGTCCATTACGGGACTGAAGAAGAAGCAGCCGAAAATGTTTAAAGTGAAGGTCACCACGATGGACGCCGAGATGGAGTTCAACTGTGAG ATGAAATGGAAGGGCAAGGACCTCTTTGACCTGGTGTGCCGCGCTTTGGGCCTTCGGGAATCGTGGTTCTTCGGCTTGCAATACTGCGCCAAAGGGATGGGGACCTGGCTGAAGATGGAGAAAAAG GTTTTGGACCAAGACGTGCCCAAAGAAGACCCCGTCCGCTTCAATTTCCTGGTCAAGTTCTACCCCGAAAAGGTCGAAGAGGAACTGCTCCAGGAGATCACCCaacacctcttcttcctccag GTTAAGAAACAGATACTCAACGAAGAAATCTACTGTTCGCCGGAGGTGACGGTTCTGTTGGCGTCCTACGCCATTCAAGCCAAG TACGGCGACTACGACCCAGACCTCCACAAGCCAGGATTCCTCGTTCCGGAAGAACTCCTTCCAAAGAGA GTCCTGCGTCAATATCAGATGACCCCCGATATGTGGGAAGAAAGGATTACGGCTTGGTATGCGTGCCATCGAGGAATAGCCAG gtACGAAGCAGAGATGAACTACCTGAAAATCGCACAAGACTTGGAAATGTACGGCGTGAATTATTTCCCTATCGCT CAAAAGAAGAACCACACCGAATTCCTGCTCGGTGTCGACGCAAAAGGGGTCCACGTCTACAGCATCAACAACCGCTTCTCGCCAAACAAGTCTTTCGAATGGAGCAGCATCCGGAACATCTCTTACACCGAGAAAGAG CTCACCATTAAACCCATTGACAAGAAGGAGGACGTCTTCAAGTTCTTCTCCTCCCAGCCGAAAGTCAACAAACTG ATCATGCAGCTGTTCATTGGAAACCACGATTTGTTCATGAGGAGGCGGCGAGTGGATCCCATCGAGATCCAGCAAATGAAAGCTCAAGCGCGGGAGGAAAAAGCTCGGAAGAAG ATGGAGCACCAGCGCCTGGCCAGGGAGAAGCAGCTGCGGGAAGAGGCAGAACGCGCCAAGGACGAACTGGAACGGCGCCTCTTCGAAGTGGAAGACGAAGCCCGCCAGGCCCACGAAGCGCGG CGCCGTTCGGAGGCCACGGCGGAGCTTCTGGCGGAGAAGGCCCAGATTGCGGAGGAGGAGGCCAAACTCCTGGCCCAGAACGCGGCCGAGGCAGAGGAGCAGCGGCAAAGGCTGGAGTTGGCTGCCTTGAAGACGAAGGAGGAGAAGCGCCTGATGGAGCACAAGATGCGGGAGGCCGAGCTGATCGCCATGACACTGGTGAAGGAGTCAGACCGGAG GGCCAAGGAAGCCGAACATTTGAAGCAGGACTTGCATGTGGCCCGGGAGGCTGAGGAAAAGGCCAAGCAGAAGCTCCAGGAGGTGAGCAGGAGTCGGCCTGCTACACCG CATCCTCCCAAACTTCTCCCGGCCTTAACTGTGGATGCCGAGAAGGGATCCACAAAGCTGGATTTACGGGACATCGACTTGAAGAGGCTTTccttggagatcgagagagaaaG GTTAGACTACCTGGACAAGAGCCGGAAGTTCGAAGATCGGCTGAAGGAACTCAAATCCGAAATCCAAACGCTGAAACTGGAAGAGAAACAGGCCAGCTTCCTCTCGCATTGGAACGAAGTCCTGGGCGCTTTGGACCGCTCTTCGGCCAAGCTGTGCAAG GTTCCTTTGTGGATGAAAGCTCTGGAGGTGGACTTTTTGGAGAGCCTGCAAAGACCTTTCTTAGAGACTCCGCTCTGCGTGACCGATGATGGCTCCATGCCCAATGCGCCGGTGGCCGACGCCCCTCTCCAGACGGACTCCTTGGTTGCCAGCCATGTGGGCACAGGTGCCAGGAGGCACATTAAG GTCCAGCAGCACAAGACAGATGTCATCTATATCTGA